The Gracilibacillus caseinilyticus genome segment CAAAGCTCCGGAAATAGGCTCCGCGTCCTGTGGGCACGGCTTCAGCTAAATTAGGAAAGAAAATTCTTTTCTTTCCTAATTGGATCTTCAGCTCGCGCTGATCCCACGGGAGTCTCCGCCTATTTCCTACGCTTGAGGAAAGTGCTACAACGTATGTAACAGCTAAAAGCAGTCGTGCTAGGCATTGTATTTCATCAAACTAAGATGTAAATCTCGCAGATAGCGCTCCATATCCTAGCTGTTGCATGAATTGTGGAGCTATACATCAGCGTAGGCCAACCACGTAGACTCCCGCGGGACAGGCAGGCGCTGAAGATCCACTTTGTGAAACGATTTTTCTTCACAAAGTTAGCTTCAGCCGTGCCCCGCAGGACGCGAAGTGGTTGGCCGAAGCGATATCCCAGCACATATATTATATCAAAATGATCGCAATGCTAGTTAACATAATCCATATTATGAGAAGCTTTACATTTATTCTGAAGCTAGATTCTATTCTGCTATTTGCCTATGACAAAAAATAGAGAGACTAGAACCTAGTCTCTCTATTTCGCATATTCAACTGAACGAGTTTCTCTAATAACAGTTACTTTGATATGTCCTGGATAATCCAGTTCATCTTCTATTCGTTTTCGAATATCACGTGCGATTTTGGTCGATTCAGCATCATCAATTTCATCTGGTTTGACGATGATACGAATTTCTCTACCAGCTTGAATAGCAAAAGATTTCTCAACGCCAGCGTAGGACTCAGAGATCTCTTCCAGCTTTTCTAATCGCTTAATATAGTTCTCAAGTGTCTCGCTTCTTGCTCCTGGTCGAGCAGCAGACAGTGCATCCGCGGCAGCGACAATAACTGAGATAACAGATGTCGCTTCCTCATCACCATGGTGAGAAGCAATGGCGTTGATTACTATATCATTTTCCTTGTATTTCGTCGCTAGCTCCTTACCGATCTCAACGTGGCTACCTTCTACTTCATGGTCAATAGCCTTACCAATATCGTGTAATAAACCGGCACGTCTAGCAAGTGTTTGATCTTCTCCGAGCTCAGCAGCTAATAGACCGGATAAATAAGCCACTTCTGTAGAGTGTTTTAATACATTCTGTCCATAGCTTGTTCGATATTTTAATCGACCTAATATCTTCACTAAATCAGGATGAAGACCATGAACGCCTATTTCAAAAGTTGTCTGCTCTCCAAATTCTCGAATATATTCATCGACCTCTCGTCTCGATTTATCCACCATTTCTTCAATTCTAGCTGGGTGAATTCGCCCATCTTGCACTAGTTTCTCAAGCGCAATTCGAGCAATTTCCCGACGAATTGGATCGAAACCAGATAAGATAACTGCTTCAGGTGTATCATCAATGATTAAATCAATACCTGTCAGTGTTTCTAAAGTTCGAATATTTCGACCTTCACGACCAATTATTCGACCTTTCATCTCATCATTCGGAAGATTGACAACGGAAACAGTCGTTTCGGCGACGTGATCAGCGGCACAGCGTTGCAATGCAAGCGATAAAATATTTTTAGCTTTTTTATCTGCTTCCTCTTTTGCACGATTTTCAGCCTCTTTAATGATCACTGCTGATTCATGTGTGACTTCTTCTTCGACACGTTGTAAAATAATTTGTTTTGCTTGTTCTGTTGTGTATCCTGAAATCCGTTCTAGTTCTGCTTCTTGCTCGCTTAACATTTCTCCAACTTTGCTTTCCATTTCTTCAATTTGTTGTTGTTTTTCTGTCAGCGAACCTTCTTTTTTCTCTAGCAATAGCTCACGCTTGTCTAGTGTCTGATCTTTACGATTAAGATTTTCTTCCTTTTGCATGAGACGACTTTCAAGCTTTTGAATCTCTGCCCGACGTTCTCTGAGCTCTTCATCAGCTTGTTGACGAATTTTGTGGTTTTCGTCTTTTGCTTCCAGTAATGCTTCTTTCTTTGCAACCTCAGCGTTTTTATAGCCCTCTTCTACAATTTGTTTTGCTAATTCTTCTGCACTCGAAATCTTCTTCTCAGCAATTTGTTTTCGAATCAGATAACCAACAACAATACCGACAAATGTAAGCAAAATGGAGATGACAATGTTATAGTCCATACTTTCACCTCCTCTTGCTATAAACTTGTACAACTGTTTTAAGTCGGCATGTACAATAATACGCATAAAAATAAATAACTGTATAATAGTATGTTTTAATTATACATGTTAATTTTAATCTTCTATGACAAGGATGTCAAGGATTGTAAAGATTTTGCATTCTATTTGTGAATAGCAATAACAAGCAGCAGCATGTCTGCTCCCCATTCAAGTGAACACGTTCAGTCTCTTCTGCAAAAAACCGCAGCCATAAAATGACTGCGGTTTTTTCGATTATTCCTCTAGCAAGCTATCTTGCATTTCTTTATTATCATCCGCTTCTTCACTCGCATCACCGATATCGTAATGCGCACGAATTGCTTGATAGATTTCGTTTAATACTTCTGGGCGTTCTTTCAGGAATTGCTTCGCATTTTCCCGTCCTTGTCCAAGTCTTTCATCATTATACGAATACCAGGCACCACTTTTGACAACGATGTCCAAGTCCGAACCAATATCTAATATTTCACCTGGACGTGAAATACCTTCTCCGTACATGATATCTACTTCTGCTTGCTTGAAAGGTGGTGCCACTTTATTTTTGACAACCTTAATTCTTGTTCTATTCCCGACCATTTCATTCCCGACTTTTAACGTTTCGGCACGTCTTACTTCCAGACGAACAGACGAATAGAATTTAAGAGCTCTACCACCTGGCGTCGTTTCCGGGTTCCCGAACATAACCCCTACTTTTTCACGAATTTGGTTAATGAAGATCGCAGTTGTTTTGGATTTATTAATGGCACCAGACAATTTACGCAATGCCTGTGACATTAAACGCGCTTGAAGCCCAACATGCGCATCACCCATTTCCCCTTCGATTTCTGCTTTAGGTACTAACGCTGCTACCGAATCAATAACAAGCATATCAACCGCACCACTTCGAACAAGTGCTTCAGCAATTTCCAAAGCCTGTTCTCCCGTGTCCGGCTGAGATAGTAATAACTCATCAACATTTACTCCTAGATTTCTCGCATAA includes the following:
- the rny gene encoding ribonuclease Y translates to MDYNIVISILLTFVGIVVGYLIRKQIAEKKISSAEELAKQIVEEGYKNAEVAKKEALLEAKDENHKIRQQADEELRERRAEIQKLESRLMQKEENLNRKDQTLDKRELLLEKKEGSLTEKQQQIEEMESKVGEMLSEQEAELERISGYTTEQAKQIILQRVEEEVTHESAVIIKEAENRAKEEADKKAKNILSLALQRCAADHVAETTVSVVNLPNDEMKGRIIGREGRNIRTLETLTGIDLIIDDTPEAVILSGFDPIRREIARIALEKLVQDGRIHPARIEEMVDKSRREVDEYIREFGEQTTFEIGVHGLHPDLVKILGRLKYRTSYGQNVLKHSTEVAYLSGLLAAELGEDQTLARRAGLLHDIGKAIDHEVEGSHVEIGKELATKYKENDIVINAIASHHGDEEATSVISVIVAAADALSAARPGARSETLENYIKRLEKLEEISESYAGVEKSFAIQAGREIRIIVKPDEIDDAESTKIARDIRKRIEDELDYPGHIKVTVIRETRSVEYAK
- the recA gene encoding recombinase RecA translates to MSDRKQALDMALKQIEKQFGKGSIMKLGEQAEQKIATVSSGSIAVDVALGVGGYPRGRVVEIYGPESSGKTTVSLHAIAEAQRAGGQAAFIDAEHALDPVYARNLGVNVDELLLSQPDTGEQALEIAEALVRSGAVDMLVIDSVAALVPKAEIEGEMGDAHVGLQARLMSQALRKLSGAINKSKTTAIFINQIREKVGVMFGNPETTPGGRALKFYSSVRLEVRRAETLKVGNEMVGNRTRIKVVKNKVAPPFKQAEVDIMYGEGISRPGEILDIGSDLDIVVKSGAWYSYNDERLGQGRENAKQFLKERPEVLNEIYQAIRAHYDIGDASEEADDNKEMQDSLLEE